In one window of bacterium DNA:
- a CDS encoding methyltransferase domain-containing protein, translating to MKSLDLGCGPRSKLAGSVGLDMRPAPHVDIVHDLNDYPLPFADDEFDHVEMSHVIEHVTRPLDLMAEVHRIARDGATVRVITPHYSSQLSYGDLEHFHHLGYITFLTLQGTGLFAIARHKLWFTDLYRWCGLAWLANRFPRRWEKYHAFTMPALYVEVILRVAKPGGRASADLVRDYMY from the coding sequence ATGAAGTCCCTGGACCTGGGCTGCGGTCCGCGCAGCAAGCTGGCGGGATCCGTGGGCCTGGACATGCGCCCGGCCCCCCACGTCGACATCGTCCACGACCTGAACGACTACCCACTGCCCTTCGCCGACGACGAGTTCGACCACGTCGAGATGTCCCACGTCATCGAGCACGTGACCCGCCCCCTGGACCTCATGGCCGAGGTCCACCGCATCGCTCGCGACGGGGCCACGGTGCGCGTCATCACGCCGCACTACAGCTCGCAGCTCTCCTACGGCGACCTCGAGCACTTCCACCACTTGGGCTACATCACCTTCCTGACGCTGCAGGGCACCGGACTGTTCGCCATCGCCCGCCACAAGCTCTGGTTCACCGACCTCTACCGCTGGTGCGGCCTCGCCTGGCTCGCCAACCGCTTCCCGCGGCGCTGGGAGAAGTACCACGCCTTCACGATGCCGGCGCTCTACGTTGAGGTGATCCTGCGCGTCGCGAAGCCGGGCGGGCGGGCCAGTGCCGATCTCGTTCGGGACTACATGTACTGA
- a CDS encoding HDIG domain-containing protein → MSDLYERGRVLALLHEHTLTEPLRRHAYAVEAAMRAAALRTGNDPEYWGAVGLLHDFDYERFPEPPDHPQQGAAILRGLGYPEPFVRAILSHASYTGVPREDDCARWLFAVDELCGFCMACAMVQPDRKIAAVQVASVLKKLKKKDFAAKVNRAEIAEGAADLGLEPAEVTTLVLGALAGVAADLGL, encoded by the coding sequence CCGACCTCTACGAACGCGGCCGCGTCCTGGCCCTGCTGCACGAGCACACCCTGACCGAGCCCCTGCGCCGCCACGCCTACGCCGTCGAGGCGGCCATGCGCGCGGCCGCCCTGCGCACCGGCAACGACCCCGAATACTGGGGGGCGGTCGGCCTGCTGCACGACTTCGACTACGAGCGCTTTCCCGAGCCGCCGGACCACCCGCAGCAGGGCGCCGCGATCCTGCGCGGCCTCGGCTACCCGGAGCCCTTCGTGCGCGCGATCCTCTCGCACGCCTCCTACACGGGCGTGCCGCGCGAGGACGACTGCGCGCGCTGGCTCTTCGCCGTGGACGAGCTGTGCGGCTTCTGCATGGCCTGCGCGATGGTGCAGCCCGACCGCAAGATCGCCGCGGTGCAGGTGGCCTCGGTGCTGAAGAAGCTGAAGAAGAAGGACTTCGCCGCCAAGGTGAACCGCGCCGAGATCGCCGAGGGCGCGGCGGACCTGGGCCTCGAGCCCGCGGAGGTGACCACGCTCGTCCTCGGGGCGCTCGCGGGGGTCGCCGCCGACCTCGGGCTCTAG